One window of Chloroflexota bacterium genomic DNA carries:
- a CDS encoding ABC transporter permease, with translation MKAEPFPPKRPSARWIPVGHPALRIWTAPRRLARPRRGILGAAALLLLICGAVLAAPWIAPADPMSMHLDGVLLPPGPRHWAGTDMFGRDVWSRVLYGGRLTLGIASLAAIVAVLPGVFLGLVSGYFGGLLDELIGRVTDAILAIPYLLLAMLIVAVMGPGLRAVGLGIGLAGIPTVIRVVRSAVAHVRGEDYILTARAVGCTERRILLRHVLPNVTGAVIVIATLQAGWAMLNVSALSFLGLGAPPGVPEWGAMLNEGRLYLRQAPWISAAPGLALTLTILSLNLVGDWLRDAVDPRSRL, from the coding sequence ATGAAAGCCGAGCCTTTCCCCCCGAAGCGACCGTCTGCCCGCTGGATCCCCGTTGGACATCCCGCCCTTCGCATTTGGACTGCCCCTCGCAGGCTGGCCCGGCCGCGTCGGGGTATCCTGGGCGCCGCGGCGTTGCTTCTTCTCATCTGCGGCGCGGTTCTGGCCGCGCCGTGGATCGCGCCCGCGGATCCCATGTCCATGCACCTGGACGGGGTGCTTTTGCCTCCCGGCCCGCGCCATTGGGCCGGGACGGACATGTTCGGCCGGGATGTGTGGAGCCGGGTGCTCTACGGCGGCCGGCTTACGCTGGGCATCGCCTCCCTCGCGGCCATCGTGGCCGTCCTCCCCGGGGTGTTTCTGGGCCTGGTCTCCGGGTACTTCGGCGGCCTGTTGGACGAGCTGATCGGCCGGGTTACGGATGCCATCTTGGCCATCCCCTATCTCCTGCTGGCGATGCTGATCGTCGCCGTGATGGGGCCGGGATTAAGGGCTGTGGGATTGGGCATCGGGCTGGCTGGCATTCCCACCGTGATCCGGGTAGTGCGCAGCGCCGTGGCCCACGTTCGCGGCGAGGATTATATCCTCACCGCCCGGGCGGTCGGCTGCACCGAGCGGCGTATCCTGCTCCGACATGTGCTGCCCAACGTCACCGGCGCGGTGATCGTGATCGCGACGTTGCAGGCGGGGTGGGCCATGCTGAACGTGTCCGCGTTGAGTTTTCTGGGGCTGGGCGCGCCGCCGGGTGTGCCCGAGTGGGGGGCCATGCTGAACGAAGGACGGCTCTATCTGCGGCAGGCGCCGTGGATCTCCGCCGCGCCGGGCCTGGCCTTGACGTTGACGATCCTATCCCTGAACCTGGTGGGCGATTGGCTGCGCGACGCGGTCGATCCCCGGTCACGCCTCTGA
- a CDS encoding ABC transporter substrate-binding protein: MSYRVGWKGLWVDSAAGRRDGRLWLGGALLLCITLIAAACVPPTPAPRRLVYGLTLAPSGIDPHVNASAELGIPLTSVYDTLIYQDPESGDFVPGLAESWEISEDGRVYTFHLRRDVTFHDGTPFNAQAVKANLDRVAAPETQSQKAVFMLGPYERTEVIDEYTVAIHLREPFAPLLDSLSQVYLGMASPKALKQWGADYQFHQVGTGPFKFVEYVPNDHLTIARNPDYRWGPSVFANRGAAYLDEVVFRFYTDPATRAMALESGEVHVMGEVPPLDARRLSQDERFRLYAVPIPGQPLQFFFNTTKSPTDDLRVRQALLYATDREAIVNAVFGGLSPVAHGPLTRATLGYDPAVEGMYPYDPERAKALLDEAGWREVDGVRQKDGQPLRLEAVIMGWGYVPEVVQLLQAQWQAIGVELTVQQVPYGALLEAGRTGAVHLLPFLLSGTDPDLLRSFFHSGAAFNWSKASDSELDEWLEQASRLTDWDGRSALYARVQRRIMEQALILPIRDYVNLNVASARVDGLRYDARGWFPWLVDVSLKP; this comes from the coding sequence ATGTCATATAGAGTCGGATGGAAGGGCCTTTGGGTGGATTCGGCTGCCGGCCGGCGTGATGGACGGCTATGGCTCGGCGGCGCGCTTCTCCTGTGTATCACCCTCATTGCAGCGGCCTGTGTGCCGCCCACCCCGGCGCCTCGCCGCCTCGTGTATGGGCTGACCCTCGCCCCCTCGGGGATCGATCCACATGTCAACGCCTCGGCTGAGTTGGGGATTCCTCTGACCAGCGTGTACGATACGTTGATCTATCAGGACCCGGAGAGCGGAGACTTCGTCCCCGGCCTGGCGGAGTCCTGGGAGATCTCCGAGGACGGGCGTGTGTACACATTTCACCTCCGCCGCGATGTGACTTTCCACGACGGGACGCCGTTCAACGCGCAGGCGGTGAAGGCGAACCTGGATCGCGTCGCGGCCCCGGAGACGCAATCGCAGAAGGCGGTGTTCATGTTGGGGCCTTACGAGCGCACGGAGGTGATCGACGAGTACACCGTCGCCATCCATCTTCGGGAGCCGTTCGCGCCGCTGCTGGATAGCCTGAGCCAGGTATATCTGGGCATGGCCTCGCCGAAGGCGCTGAAGCAGTGGGGGGCGGATTACCAGTTCCACCAGGTGGGTACCGGCCCGTTCAAGTTCGTCGAGTACGTCCCCAACGATCATCTGACGATCGCTCGCAATCCGGATTATCGTTGGGGGCCGTCGGTGTTCGCCAATCGGGGGGCGGCCTATCTGGATGAGGTCGTCTTCCGCTTCTACACTGATCCCGCCACCCGGGCCATGGCGCTGGAGTCGGGCGAGGTGCACGTGATGGGGGAGGTCCCGCCACTGGATGCGCGGCGGCTGTCCCAGGACGAGCGCTTCAGGCTCTACGCCGTGCCCATCCCAGGTCAACCGTTGCAGTTCTTCTTCAACACGACGAAATCGCCGACCGACGATCTGCGCGTGCGCCAGGCCCTGCTCTACGCCACGGATCGCGAGGCGATCGTGAACGCCGTGTTCGGTGGGCTGTCGCCGGTGGCCCATGGCCCCCTCACCCGAGCGACCCTGGGGTACGATCCCGCGGTGGAGGGGATGTACCCGTATGATCCGGAGCGCGCTAAGGCGCTGCTGGACGAGGCCGGGTGGCGAGAGGTGGACGGCGTGCGGCAGAAGGACGGCCAGCCGCTGCGGCTGGAGGCCGTGATCATGGGCTGGGGATACGTGCCTGAGGTCGTCCAGCTCCTGCAGGCGCAGTGGCAGGCGATCGGCGTGGAGCTCACGGTGCAACAGGTCCCCTATGGGGCGTTGTTGGAGGCCGGGCGGACCGGGGCCGTTCACCTGCTCCCCTTCCTGCTCTCGGGCACGGACCCGGACCTGCTGCGCAGCTTCTTCCACTCCGGAGCGGCCTTCAACTGGTCGAAGGCCTCCGATTCCGAGCTGGATGAGTGGCTGGAGCAGGCCTCACGCCTCACCGATTGGGACGGACGGAGTGCGCTTTACGCCCGGGTGCAGCGCCGGATCATGGAACAGGCGCTGATCCTGCCGATACGCGATTACGTGAATTTGAATGTGGCCAGCGCTCGCGTGGATGGCCTCCGATATGATGCTCGGGGCTGGTTCCCCTGGTTGGTGGATGTCTCATTGAAGCCGTGA
- a CDS encoding ABC transporter permease gives MLRFFVRRLLGALPVLWGAVTVAFLIVHLLPGDPATLLLIRSGASAEVIAERRAMLGWDRPLPIQYGAYLLDLLRGDLGRSWASGDSVARLLAEQWPHTLELALGAMGVAVIIGIMLGGIAALRPGTWGDRLSMGIALLGLSTPIAWSGLLVIWLFSLILGWLPSGGQGGLSHLLLPAVVLGLASAGPIARLTRSGLIDVLSEPFITAARAKGLPFWRVLTRHVAPIMLPPVVTMLALQFGFLLGGVAVTEALFARQGIGRLAVQAILAQDLPVVQGIVLLGATVYTVVNLLADVAQWVLDPRGRL, from the coding sequence ATGCTACGGTTCTTCGTCCGGCGTCTGTTGGGAGCGCTTCCCGTCCTTTGGGGAGCGGTGACGGTTGCCTTCCTCATCGTGCATCTGTTGCCCGGTGATCCGGCCACGCTTCTGCTTATCCGATCGGGCGCGTCGGCCGAGGTCATCGCCGAGCGACGTGCCATGTTGGGATGGGATCGCCCGCTCCCCATCCAGTACGGCGCCTACCTGCTCGATCTGCTACGGGGGGATCTGGGAAGATCATGGGCCAGCGGCGATTCCGTCGCCCGCCTTCTGGCGGAGCAGTGGCCGCACACGTTGGAGCTGGCGCTGGGCGCCATGGGCGTGGCGGTGATCATCGGGATCATGCTGGGAGGGATTGCGGCGCTGCGGCCGGGCACGTGGGGCGATCGCCTGAGCATGGGCATCGCCCTCCTGGGGCTGTCCACTCCCATCGCCTGGTCCGGGCTGCTGGTCATCTGGCTCTTTAGCCTGATCCTGGGATGGCTTCCCTCCGGAGGCCAGGGAGGGCTCTCGCATCTCCTGCTCCCCGCTGTCGTGCTCGGGCTGGCGTCGGCCGGTCCGATCGCCCGGCTGACCCGGAGTGGCCTGATCGACGTCCTGAGCGAGCCGTTCATCACGGCGGCTCGGGCGAAGGGGTTGCCCTTCTGGAGGGTGCTGACGCGCCATGTGGCGCCGATCATGCTGCCTCCGGTGGTGACGATGCTGGCGCTCCAGTTCGGATTTCTGCTCGGCGGGGTCGCGGTCACCGAGGCGCTGTTCGCCCGGCAGGGGATCGGGCGGCTGGCGGTGCAGGCGATCCTGGCGCAGGATCTCCCGGTGGTTCAGGGCATCGTGCTGCTCGGCGCCACGGTCTACACCGTCGTGAACCTGCTGGCCGACGTCGCTCAGTGGGTGCTGGATCCGCGCGGCCGCCTATGA